The genomic interval AAATTATCCGAGAAGCAGGCGAAGCTGCAACGTTCGAACTCGGAATACATAATTTACATCCTGATGTCGTAAAAATTCTTGGACGTATGAAATATCGTACAAGTTATGGCCAGAATGTGTTAAAACATTCAATTGAAGTTGCACATCTATCTGGTATGCTTGCAGCCGAATTAGGTCAAGATGTAGCACTTGCAAAGCGTGCAGGTTTACTGCATGATATCGGGAAAGCGATCGATCACGAAGTAGAAGGTTCGCACGTTGAAATTGGTGTAGATCTTGCGAAAAAGTATCGCGAGCACCCTGTAGTGATAAATGCAATTCACTCACATCATGGAGATATAGAGCCAAATAGTATTATTTCAATTCTTGTGGCAGCTGCAGATGCTTTAAGTGCAGCACGTCCAGGTGCAAGACGTGAAACGTTAGAAAATTATGTACGACGTTTAGAACGTCTTGAAGAAATCTCAGAAAGTTATGATGGTGTTGAGAAATCATTTGCAATTCAGGCTGGTAGAGAAATTCGAATTATTGTAACTCCTGAAGAAGTCGATGATTTAAAAGCACATCGAATCGCAAGAGATATAAAAAATCAGATTGAAGAAGAACTTCAATATCCTGGACATATAAAAGTTACTGTTGTACGTGAAATGCGTGCAGTAGAATACGCAAAATAAAAATAGAAAGCGCATTTGCGCTTTCTATTTTTTACATTGTCGACCAGTATTGCATGATTGAAAGTCCGATTGAAAAAATGATACCACCGACAAGTGCAGATTTATATTTCGGACGTTGCTTTACTGTTCTGAATATATTGCTGATGCGGTCACATATTAAATATGTCGTAAAAAATACAATAAATAAAACGAGAGTAGTTCCTAAAGTATGCATATTATCACCTCAATCTTATTATACGCATATAAATCATTTAATTCAGTTGAAATTTTCTATATAATAAAGACAAATAGAGTAGGGGTAGTGAATTATGAGGATATTATTTATCGGAGACGTTGTAGGTGCAGTTGGGCGAAACATGTTAAGTGAATACTTACCACAATTAAAGAAAAAGTATGCACCGAATATTACGATTGTAAATGGTGAAAATGCCGCACATGGACGTGGTATAAATGAAAAGATATTTAAAGAAATGATGACACTTGGCGTTGATTGTGTAACGATGGGGAATCATACATATGGTGTACGTGATAGTTATGACTTATTAAACAGCAGCAATAAAATCATTCGTCCTGCTAATTTTCCTGATGCAGCACCAGGTAAAGGGATGGAAATAATTAAATTTAACGATAAAAAAATAGCAGTAATCAATTTGCAGGGCCGTGCATTTATGATGCAAAGTGACTGCCCGTTTAAGAAGTTTGATGCACTCTATGAAATTGCGAAACAGGAAACGGATTATATATTTGTAGACTTCCATGCAGAAACGACGAGTGAAAAAGGGGCATTCGGCTATTATGCAGATGGTCGTGCAAGTATTGTCGTCGGAACGCATACACATATTCAGACAAGTGATAGCAGAATTCTACCGAATGGGACTGCATTTATTACGGATGTAGGTATGACTGGGTTTTATGATGGAATACTCGGAATTAACAAAGATGAAGTCATCCATCGATTTTTAACCGGGATGCCTGTAAAGCATGTCGTTCCCGATAGTGGCCGTGGGGTATTAAGTGGTATATATGCTGAACTGAAATCTGACGGAACTGCAAAGAAAATAGAACGTATTTTAATTAATGAAGATCATCCATTATAAGGAGCAACATCATGTTAAAGAAAAAAGAATTGACTAAACATACAATTCAAAATGAATATTATAATTATATAGCGTTAGAAAGATTTGATTACGATATGATTATGCATTTTTATCAGGTAGTTCCTGAAGGTATTGTAAAACAATGTTCACTCATTATGTCGATGATAAGCGCGAAATTAATAAGTGAATCTTTAGCAGCGTCGATTGAAGATTTTGAAGATGAAATTATGGATATTAAGACATATCGCTCTGAGTTGTATAACACAAAGACACCAATTTGTGAGTTAGAAAAAACATTGAAATATGTCAATAACATCGTCGTGAACTTTAATCATATTTCATTTTTACTGGAACTTTACTATGAAGGTCCGGATAAGGATGAGCAAGTTGCGAATATAATATTAAGTCCTGAATTGACGAAATATTTATATTCAAAAATTAATGCTGTTGTATATGCGTACGAAACACAATATGGTGAAATTAACTTAAAGGATTATCTCGTTTAATTATCGGCCATTCGACTGATTTTTATGCAAAATGCCTATGTCTGTTATATAGACATAGGTTTTTCTGTTATATTAGAGATAGTTAAATTAGGGAGGAATTGTTTTGAAGACACAAATTTCTTGGAAAGTCGGCGGTCAGCAAGGTGAAGGTATTGAAAGTACTGGAGAAATATTTTCAACGGCACTCAACCGTTTAGGCTATTACTTATATGGATATCGTCATTTCTCATCACGTATTAAAGGTGGTCATACTAACAATAAAATTCGTGTATCTACGACACCTGTATATGCGATAAGTGATGATCTAGATATCCTTGTTGCATTTGATCAGGAGACAATTGATTTAAATTATCATGAATTAACAGATGAAGGGATTATTCTTGCAGATAGTAAGTTTGATCCGGTAGCACCTGAAGATTATAAAGGTGCATTTATCAGCATGGGCTTTACCGAAATAGCGAAAGAACTTGGAACGGCATTAATGAAAAATATGGTTGCAGTCGGTGCAACAGCGAACTTAATCGGTGTAGATTTAAAACATTTTGAAGTGCTTGTTGATGATTTATTCGCAAAAAAAGGCGAAAAGATTTGTGCATTAAATAAAGAAGCGCTTCATAAAGGATTTGCGGAAATTGAAAGCCACACGGAATTAACATCTGATTTTAAATTAGAACCGTCAACAGAAGCGGGTCATTTATTTATGATTGGTAACGAAGCGATTTCACTTGGCGCATTAGCAGGTGGTGCTCGATTTATGGCTGCTTACCCGATTACACCGGCGAGTGAAATTATGGAGTATATGATTGATAAATTGCCACGCTTTGGTGGAACCGTTATACAGACAGAAGATGAAATTGCAGCAGCAGTGATGGCAATAGGTGTGAACTATGCAGGCGTACGTGCATTTACAGCATCAAGTGGTCCTGGATTATCATTAATGATGGAAGCAATCGGACTTAGTGGTATGACAGAGCAGCCATTAGTAATCGTAAATACGATGCGTGGTGGTCCTTCAACAGGATTACCAACGAAGCAGGAGCAATCGGACTTAATGCAGATGATTTATGGCACACATGGTGAGATTCCGAAAATTGTGCTTGCCCCAACTACAGCAGAAGATGCGTTTTATTTAACAAATGAAGCATTTAACTTAGCTGAAATTTATCAATGCCCTGTTATTATTTTAAGTGATTTACAATTGTCACTCGGTAAACAGACAGTACCAGTACTGGATTATACAAAAATAAATATTGACCGTGGTGCACTCGTTACTGAAGTTGAAGCAAGTGAAGATAAAGCTTACTTCAAACGATATGCAGTAACAGAAAGCGGTATTTCTCCTCGAACGATTCCTGGAGTTAAAAATGGTATTCACCACGTAACAGGTGTTGAACATAACGAAGAAGGTAAACCGAGCGAATCACCTGTGAATCGTGCTAAGCAAATGGAAAAACGCATGCGCAAACTGGAAAAATTAAAGATAAATGAACCAGTCGTTTATCATAAACATCATGATATATCTGATGTATTAGTTATCGGATATATTTCAACGTACGGTGCAATAGATGAAGCAATCAGCAGAGTGGACGGTAAAGTGAATCAGCTCCATATAAAACAGCTCCATCCATTCCCTGCTGAAGAAGTACAAAATGCAATCGATAATGCGAAGAAAGTTATTGTTGTAGAGCATAACTTTAATGGACAGCTCGGACAAATTATTAAGATGAATACACATCATCAAGGTAAGCTGATTCAAATGAGTAAATATGATGGCACACCATATTTACCACATGAAATTGAAGCGAAAATCAATGCAACTTTAAAGGAGTTAATATAGATGGCAACATTTAAAGATTTCAGAAATAATGTGAAACCGAACTGGTGTCCTGGATGTGGAGACTTCTCAGTACAAGCTGCGATTCAAAAAGCATGTGCAAATATTGGCCTTGAGCCAGAACAACTTGCATTAATTACAGGTATCGGTTGTTCAGGACGTTTATCAGGATATGTGAATTCATACGGCGTCCATTCTATTCATGGACGTGCATTACCAATGGCACAAGGTGTGAAGATGGCAAATCAGGAGTTGACAGTAATCGCTTCTGGTGGTGATGGAGACGGATTTGCGATTGGAATGGGACATACAATTCATGCACTGCGTCGTAATATCGATATCACATACATCGTTATGGACAATCAAATTTATGGCTTAACGAAAGGTCAGACATCACCGAGCTCTGCACATGGGTTCGTAACAAAAACAACGCCTAAAGGGTCAATCGAAAAACACGTTTCACCACTTGAACTTGCATTAGCGAGTGGGGCAACATTTGTTGCGCAAAGTTTCTCAAGTGATATTAAAGATTTAACTGCGATTATCGAAGCGGCAGTCAATCATAAAGGGTTTTCATTCGTAAATGTATTCTCACCATGTGTGACGTACAATAAAGTGAATACGTACGATTGGTTTAAAGAAAACTTAACGAAATTATCAGATATTGATGGATATGATTATAAAAATAAACAACTTGCTATGAATACTGTACATGAGCATAATGGACTTGTAACAGGTATTGTGTATCAGGATACAGAAGCACCGACATACGAGTCACAAATCGAAGGATATAGTGACAACTTAACGAAGGCAGATTTAAACATTAAGCAGGAAGAATTTGATGCATTAATGGCGCAATTTAAATAAAACTTAATAATATAGTATAAATGGTGTACATTCATTAATATAAAACTGTTATACTGAGTTAGAACAAAATAAATTAACTATAAACACTAGGGGAGTTACTCTGAGAATGGATCCGTCCTAAACCCTTATATACCTGATCTGGGTGAAACCAGCGTAGGGAAGTGCCAATCGACACAACCTGCAGTCAGGTTGTGTTTTTTTGGAGGCTAATATGAATCAAAAGTTATTATTAAGTACAAGTTGTGTTATTTTACTGGCAGGTTGTGGCGATAAAGCTGCAGATAAAGGTAAAGACTCAAAAAATGAAAAAGTAACTATCATGCTGGATTGGACGCCGAATACGAATCATACAGGATTATATGTGGCACAGAAGAAAGGTTACTTTAAAAAACAAGGGCTTGACGTTGAAATTAAGACTCCTGGTGAAGTTACGGCAGATCAGTTAATCGCAGCAAACAAGAAGGATGTTCAGTTTGGGATTAGCGCTCAGGAAACTGTAACACAATCACGTTCAGAAGGTATACCCGTTAAATCTATCGGTGCAATAATTCAGCACAATACGAGTGGATTTATGAGCTTAAAAGAGAAAAATATTAAGACACCAAAAGATTATGCAGGTAAAACTTATGGCGGTTGGGGTGCGCCGATTGAAAAACCTATGATAGATGCTGTTATGAAAAAAGACGGTGCTTCTGTAAACGATACGAAAATTATTAATATGGGCAATACAGATTTCTTTACGGCTTCAAAGAAAAATATTGATTTCGCGTGGGTTTATTACGGATGGACTGGTATTGAAGCAAAAACACGTAATATAGATGTAAACATGCAGTATTTAATTGATTATGATAAAAACCTTGATTACTATACGCCAGTTGTAATTGCAAACGAGCAATATTTAAAGTCTAATAAAGAAACTGCTAAGAAATTTATGACTGCACTTAAAGAAGGATATGAATATTCAATTAAACATGATAAAGAAAGTGCAGATATATTAATGGAAGCTGCTCCTGAACTTAAAAAGCAGGAAAAATTAGTCTATGAGTCGCAAAAGTATTTATCGCCTAAATATCAGGATGATGCGAAGTACTGGGGCTATCAGCAAGAACGCATCTGGAAAAATTTCGGTCAATTTATGAAAGATAATAAAGTTATCACGAAAGATTTTGTAGCAAAAGATGCTTTTACAAATGAATTTGTGGAGGAAAAATAATGGCAGATACGATTATGAGTATACAAATTATCCCGAAAACACCAAACGGTGAAGATGTTATTCCATATGTTGATCGAGCAATACAAGTAATAGATGATTCAAACCTTAAATATTATGTAAGTCCACTTGAAACAAGTATAGAAGGGGATATGAGTGAATTGTTATCATTGATTGAAAAGATGAATAAGGCGATGCGAGAAATGGGTTGTGCATCCATTATTTCTCAAGTGAAGTTTTATCATGCTGAACATGTATCAATGGATTCACTTGTTCAGAAATATAGATGATTAAGTATATAAAATTTCTTATATTTTTTATAAGTTTGCTCATAACATGGGAAGTTCTTGTACGTATATTGCATGTTGATGAATATACTTTACCGGCACCTAGTGCAATTTTTATTAGCTTCTTTAATGATTTCAGTACATATCATGTTCATTTATATCCGACGATGCAGCTCGTTATTTTAGGAATGATATGTTCTGTAATATGCGGTGTTTTTGTCGCTGTACTATTACGTTTAGTGCCGGTGTTAAACGATTATATTTACCCACTGCTTATAATGAGTCAGAATGTACCGGTCATTGTTATTGCGCCATTACTTGTCATTTGGTTTGGGTTTGGCATTTTGCCAAAGTTAATTGTGATTACTCTCGTATGTTTCTTTCCGATTACTGTAAGCTTACTTGAAGGATTTAATGAAACAGATAAAGATTTAGAGAAATATATGAAAATGATGGGCGCTACACGACTAGAGCGATTTTTTAAACTGGAATGGCCAAACAGCATGCCGTTTTTCTTTAACGGATTAAAAATTGCCGGTACATACTCTGTTATGGGGGCGATTATTTCTGAGTGGCTCGGAAGCGATAAAGGATTAGGAAAGTTTATGCTGATCGCACAACGTGCTTTTCAAGTCGATCAAGTATTTGTAGCAATTGTATGGATTATAATCTTTGCGATGGTAATGTATTCAATTATATATATAATTCAACGTATTATATTGAGGTGGCAGCGATGAAACCTATTATTCAACTTCAAAATATTATGCATCGTTATGATAAGGATTTAGTCATAAAAGATGTGAATATGGAACTCAATCAAGGTGAGATTGTTGCACTTATCGGTCCGAGTGGTAGTGGCAAAAGTACGATAATGAATATCATTGGTGGACTCATTCATCCGACAGATGGCGCGTGTTACTTAAATGGTACGACAGGTCATGTGTCGTTTATGCCTCAGACGCATTCATTAATGCCTTGGCGTACGGTCATTCAAAATATTGAACTTGCATCAGAAATTAAAGCGAATGTGAGCGAAAGTAACGCAATAAGCTTACTGGAAAGAGCAGGATTTCTTTCAATCAAGGATAAGTATCCGCATGAACTATCAGGAGGAATGAAACAGCGAGTTTCGTTTCTTCGCGCGCTCAATACGACCCACCAGTTACTATTGTTGGATGAACCATTTTCTGCACTTGATGAAATAACGCGAAATGATATGCAAGTATGGCTGAAATCATTATTAAGTGAAAGTGATAAAACAGTCTTAATGATTACACATAGTATTGATGAGGCGATAAAGATGAGCAGTCGAATATTAGTTTTAAATGAAAAGCCTGCAACGATAATTCAGTCAATTGATGTATCTGATCAGTTAACAGTAGCGCAATCGGCTCAATTAAAAGCAAACATTATACAACTATTAAAATAACCGAATGTGATATCACATTCGGTTATTTTTAATTAATGCTTTCTATTAGTGTTTCGTTTCATTTTTCTGCGAACAAAGTATGATTGGACGAAACTGAAAACTGCAGGTAATACAGAAATTAAAATGATTAATATTAATACAATTTCAAAATTGTCTTTGACAATTTTAATGTTACCGAAAAAGTATCCAGCAGACAGACATATGCCGACCCATAAAATTGCGCCGATTATATTATACGTAATAAAGTATCCATAGCGCATTTTACTTGCGCCGGCAACAAAAGGAATAAACGTTCTGATAAATGGCATAAAACGTGCAATAGCAATTGTTTTACCACCGTGTGTATTAAAGAAATCTTCAGCTTTATCTAAATGTTCCTTTTTTATAAATTTTCCAAGTTTAGGGTGGTTGTATACACCTAAACCTAAAAATTTCCCGATGTGATAATTAACCGTATCACCGATGATTGCAGCGGCAGTCAGTACGAAAAATAAAATCCAGATGTTCAGTGCACCTTGAGGTGCAAGTGCACCAGCCGCAAACAACATCGAGTCACCAGGTAAGAACGGCATTATGACTAAACCTGTTTCAACGAAT from Macrococcus armenti carries:
- a CDS encoding TIGR00282 family metallophosphoesterase; its protein translation is MRILFIGDVVGAVGRNMLSEYLPQLKKKYAPNITIVNGENAAHGRGINEKIFKEMMTLGVDCVTMGNHTYGVRDSYDLLNSSNKIIRPANFPDAAPGKGMEIIKFNDKKIAVINLQGRAFMMQSDCPFKKFDALYEIAKQETDYIFVDFHAETTSEKGAFGYYADGRASIVVGTHTHIQTSDSRILPNGTAFITDVGMTGFYDGILGINKDEVIHRFLTGMPVKHVVPDSGRGVLSGIYAELKSDGTAKKIERILINEDHPL
- a CDS encoding ABC transporter permease, with product MLITWEVLVRILHVDEYTLPAPSAIFISFFNDFSTYHVHLYPTMQLVILGMICSVICGVFVAVLLRLVPVLNDYIYPLLIMSQNVPVIVIAPLLVIWFGFGILPKLIVITLVCFFPITVSLLEGFNETDKDLEKYMKMMGATRLERFFKLEWPNSMPFFFNGLKIAGTYSVMGAIISEWLGSDKGLGKFMLIAQRAFQVDQVFVAIVWIIIFAMVMYSIIYIIQRIILRWQR
- a CDS encoding 2-oxoacid:acceptor oxidoreductase subunit alpha is translated as MKTQISWKVGGQQGEGIESTGEIFSTALNRLGYYLYGYRHFSSRIKGGHTNNKIRVSTTPVYAISDDLDILVAFDQETIDLNYHELTDEGIILADSKFDPVAPEDYKGAFISMGFTEIAKELGTALMKNMVAVGATANLIGVDLKHFEVLVDDLFAKKGEKICALNKEALHKGFAEIESHTELTSDFKLEPSTEAGHLFMIGNEAISLGALAGGARFMAAYPITPASEIMEYMIDKLPRFGGTVIQTEDEIAAAVMAIGVNYAGVRAFTASSGPGLSLMMEAIGLSGMTEQPLVIVNTMRGGPSTGLPTKQEQSDLMQMIYGTHGEIPKIVLAPTTAEDAFYLTNEAFNLAEIYQCPVIILSDLQLSLGKQTVPVLDYTKINIDRGALVTEVEASEDKAYFKRYAVTESGISPRTIPGVKNGIHHVTGVEHNEEGKPSESPVNRAKQMEKRMRKLEKLKINEPVVYHKHHDISDVLVIGYISTYGAIDEAISRVDGKVNQLHIKQLHPFPAEEVQNAIDNAKKVIVVEHNFNGQLGQIIKMNTHHQGKLIQMSKYDGTPYLPHEIEAKINATLKELI
- a CDS encoding ABC transporter ATP-binding protein, producing the protein MKPIIQLQNIMHRYDKDLVIKDVNMELNQGEIVALIGPSGSGKSTIMNIIGGLIHPTDGACYLNGTTGHVSFMPQTHSLMPWRTVIQNIELASEIKANVSESNAISLLERAGFLSIKDKYPHELSGGMKQRVSFLRALNTTHQLLLLDEPFSALDEITRNDMQVWLKSLLSESDKTVLMITHSIDEAIKMSSRILVLNEKPATIIQSIDVSDQLTVAQSAQLKANIIQLLK
- a CDS encoding DedA family protein, which gives rise to MSFISQLIDFILHIDEHLVNIVKDYGTLTYAILFTIVFVETGLVIMPFLPGDSMLFAAGALAPQGALNIWILFFVLTAAAIIGDTVNYHIGKFLGLGVYNHPKLGKFIKKEHLDKAEDFFNTHGGKTIAIARFMPFIRTFIPFVAGASKMRYGYFITYNIIGAILWVGICLSAGYFFGNIKIVKDNFEIVLILIILISVLPAVFSFVQSYFVRRKMKRNTNRKH
- a CDS encoding ABC transporter substrate-binding protein; the encoded protein is MNQKLLLSTSCVILLAGCGDKAADKGKDSKNEKVTIMLDWTPNTNHTGLYVAQKKGYFKKQGLDVEIKTPGEVTADQLIAANKKDVQFGISAQETVTQSRSEGIPVKSIGAIIQHNTSGFMSLKEKNIKTPKDYAGKTYGGWGAPIEKPMIDAVMKKDGASVNDTKIINMGNTDFFTASKKNIDFAWVYYGWTGIEAKTRNIDVNMQYLIDYDKNLDYYTPVVIANEQYLKSNKETAKKFMTALKEGYEYSIKHDKESADILMEAAPELKKQEKLVYESQKYLSPKYQDDAKYWGYQQERIWKNFGQFMKDNKVITKDFVAKDAFTNEFVEEK
- a CDS encoding thiamine-binding protein, translating into MADTIMSIQIIPKTPNGEDVIPYVDRAIQVIDDSNLKYYVSPLETSIEGDMSELLSLIEKMNKAMREMGCASIISQVKFYHAEHVSMDSLVQKYR
- a CDS encoding 2-oxoacid:ferredoxin oxidoreductase subunit beta, translating into MATFKDFRNNVKPNWCPGCGDFSVQAAIQKACANIGLEPEQLALITGIGCSGRLSGYVNSYGVHSIHGRALPMAQGVKMANQELTVIASGGDGDGFAIGMGHTIHALRRNIDITYIVMDNQIYGLTKGQTSPSSAHGFVTKTTPKGSIEKHVSPLELALASGATFVAQSFSSDIKDLTAIIEAAVNHKGFSFVNVFSPCVTYNKVNTYDWFKENLTKLSDIDGYDYKNKQLAMNTVHEHNGLVTGIVYQDTEAPTYESQIEGYSDNLTKADLNIKQEEFDALMAQFK